One genomic region from Marinobacter szutsaonensis encodes:
- a CDS encoding cyclopropane-fatty-acyl-phospholipid synthase family protein has protein sequence MENLNTSVDTREHADSGNLPLMSRIARQLVLQQLKILQHGVLTIREAGAEPLVFGDGDTRYAPAELVIHDHSTWRDLLTGGGVGAAEAYVAGDWSTPDLVSLLRFFTRNVDRMNEFEDRFSWVTKPALKGLHWLNRNTKEGSRKNISAHYDLGNDLFETFLDATMMYSSAIYPREDATLEEAAVHKLDTICRKLDLGPDDRVIEIGTGWGGFAIHAAKHYGCHVTTTTISREQLELAKARVKAEGLEDRITLLFDDYRDLEGEFDKLVSIEMIEAVGPQFLDSYFQQINALLKPDGLALVQAINMPEQRYARALKNVDFIQRFIFPGSFIPSFGAMLESVRNGSNLVLTHSEDIGFHYARTLRDWCERFMAKRDTLEQMGYDQAFRRLWHFYFAYCEAGFSERAIGVSQLVFAKPGNKRANILSV, from the coding sequence ATGGAGAACCTGAATACATCCGTCGATACACGCGAACATGCCGACTCGGGCAACTTGCCATTGATGAGTCGCATCGCCCGGCAACTGGTTCTTCAGCAGCTCAAGATCCTCCAGCACGGCGTGTTGACCATCAGGGAGGCGGGTGCCGAGCCCCTCGTCTTTGGCGACGGCGATACCCGTTACGCCCCGGCCGAACTGGTCATCCACGACCACAGCACCTGGCGGGATCTGCTGACCGGCGGTGGTGTGGGTGCCGCCGAGGCTTACGTGGCCGGCGACTGGTCCACCCCGGATCTGGTGTCGCTGTTGCGCTTCTTCACCCGCAATGTCGACCGGATGAACGAATTCGAGGACCGGTTCAGCTGGGTCACCAAGCCGGCGCTCAAAGGCCTGCACTGGCTCAACCGCAATACCAAAGAAGGTTCCCGTAAGAACATCAGTGCCCATTACGACCTGGGCAATGACCTGTTCGAAACCTTCCTGGACGCGACCATGATGTACTCCTCGGCCATCTATCCCCGCGAGGATGCCACCCTGGAAGAAGCGGCGGTACACAAGCTGGATACCATCTGCCGGAAACTGGATCTCGGCCCGGACGACCGCGTGATTGAGATCGGAACCGGCTGGGGCGGCTTTGCCATTCATGCCGCAAAGCATTATGGCTGCCATGTCACCACCACGACCATTTCCCGGGAACAGCTGGAGTTGGCGAAGGCCCGAGTAAAAGCTGAAGGACTGGAAGACCGCATTACGCTGCTGTTCGACGATTACCGGGATCTCGAGGGCGAGTTCGACAAGCTGGTCTCCATCGAAATGATCGAGGCGGTCGGACCGCAGTTCCTGGACAGCTATTTCCAGCAGATCAATGCCCTGCTCAAACCCGATGGCCTGGCCCTGGTGCAGGCCATCAACATGCCCGAGCAACGGTACGCGCGCGCCCTCAAGAACGTGGATTTCATCCAGCGCTTCATCTTCCCTGGCAGCTTCATTCCCTCGTTCGGTGCCATGCTGGAATCGGTGCGCAACGGCTCGAACCTGGTACTGACCCATTCGGAAGATATCGGTTTCCATTACGCCCGAACCCTGCGTGACTGGTGCGAGCGTTTCATGGCAAAGAGAGACACTCTGGAGCAGATGGGCTACGACCAGGCGTTCCGCCGCTTGTGGCATTTCTACTTCGCCTACTGCGAGGCCGGATTCAGCGAGCGGGCCATCGGCGTTTCCCAGCTGGTGTTTGCCAAACCCGGCAACAAGCGTGCGAACATCCTGAGCGTATGA
- a CDS encoding DUF2878 domain-containing protein, protein MIASETSRNVLNFVLFQAGWLLCVLYPNRLVVLIIGVFLILHFVLVSQRRFSELQFIGFGTVAGAALDTLWFQTGVLYSETAELLIVPPWLVAIWAIFMTTLCHSLDWISRNRWLPFVLAPIAGPFAYWSASKLGAVSLPDQTLSLLALAAGWLVVFPLLLFIRRYLYPELAQ, encoded by the coding sequence ATGATTGCCTCGGAAACCTCCCGCAATGTTCTGAACTTCGTCCTGTTCCAGGCAGGCTGGCTTCTTTGTGTGCTGTATCCGAACCGGCTGGTGGTTCTGATCATAGGCGTGTTCCTGATTCTGCACTTCGTGCTGGTCAGCCAGAGGCGCTTCAGTGAACTGCAATTTATCGGCTTCGGTACCGTGGCCGGTGCGGCACTGGACACGCTCTGGTTCCAGACCGGCGTGCTCTATTCGGAGACCGCCGAGCTGCTGATCGTGCCACCGTGGCTGGTGGCGATCTGGGCCATTTTCATGACCACCCTATGCCATTCCCTGGACTGGATCAGCCGGAATCGCTGGTTGCCCTTTGTGCTGGCGCCTATTGCCGGTCCCTTTGCCTACTGGTCAGCGAGCAAGCTCGGTGCTGTGTCCCTGCCCGACCAGACTCTGTCACTGCTGGCGCTCGCGGCGGGCTGGCTGGTGGTGTTCCCGCTGCTGCTGTTCATTCGCAGGTACCTCTATCCGGAGCTTGCACAATGA